The following is a genomic window from Pseudomonas sp. FP2335.
GCCAAGTACCACACCCGCAGCGACCGGGTGTTTCTGGTGGGGTTCAGCCAGGGCGCAATCATGTCCTACGAGGTGGGGTTGCGTAAGCCGACGTTGGTGCGTGGGATTGCGGCGTTGAGTGGCAGTGTGTTGCCAGTGCTCAAGGCTGAGCTCAAGCCGGATGCGGCATTGAGCGGGCTGGCGATCTTCATTGGCCACGGCACGCTGGACCAGGCGCTGGCGTATGCGTCGGCGACGAGGGCGAATGAGGCGTTGGTGGGGGTGGGGTTGAAGCCGGAGTTTCATGGGTATATGGGCATGCCGCATACCATCAGCGAGGCTGAAGTGCAGGATTTGAAGGCCTGGCTGGAAAACAGCTTGAAGTGAGCACGGTCAAAAAATGTGGGGCGGGGCCCCACATTTGGTTTGGTGTTGCTTGGCGGGTCGGGTTATTTGCCGCCCGTGATCTGCTTCACCAGCTCGGCATGGCCCTTGGCGTCATCGCCTCGCGAAATCGCCTGGATCACCAGCATGTGGTTGCCCGATCCCCCCAGGAATGTGCTGTTCAGCGTCTTGCCACCGCCCTGTGTCGCGGTGCTGTCCACCTGGCGCAGGCCCAGGCCCTTGAAGGTCAGTTTTTTCTCGCTCTGTTTCTTGAAGTCCGGCAGGGCAGCGCTCTGATCCTTGACGAAGCCGGCCACTGCACCGTCGAGGAACTGTGCGTCGTTATCCTCGACGTTCACCCCGTCGGTCCGTACCGTTTCGGCGACGATCACCACACTTTTCGTGGTCTGGTTGGCGTATAGCGTGCCTTGAGTGGCGGCGCTGGCATCTTCGGCCTTGCTGACCGGCAGGGTGTCGGCCGCGTAGGCCTTGGGCAGGTTGAAGGTGAACTTGCCACCCAGGGTGGAGATGGTCTGCGTGGTCGGCTTGCTGGCGGCGAACACGCTGCCGGCGGCAAGCGCGAGGGCCAGCAAGGCGGCGGTCTTGGTGAAAGTGGCCATGAAGCGCTCCAGGGGTGAACGAAATTGCGGCACATTCTGTCAGAAAAATCGCAATCTCGTTCGCCCTGGGCCTTACACCTTGTCGGACTCTTCTTCGAGCCGGTCCATCTCAAACAATCGCGCCAGTTCCGCCCGGGCTTCCTGGGCGGTCTGCATGACCTTGGCCGCGTCGTCGTACACCGCGTGCTGCGCGGCCAGTACTTGCAGGTCGTGGTTCTTGAAGCGGGTGATGCGCGCATCCGCCTGGGCCTGGGTCAAGCCGAGGCCGACCAGGGTGCGGCGGCTCATTTCCAGGCTGGAGTAGAAGGTCTCGCGCACTGGTGAGGCGTCGAGGTCCACCAGGCGGTGCACGTGCTGGCGGTTACGCGCACGGGCGATGATCTTCATGTGCGGGTAGAGGTTGCGTACCAG
Proteins encoded in this region:
- a CDS encoding alpha/beta hydrolase, with translation MLKLFALALTLVAGAVHADDTLHTDLPLAYLEQTQADARNAPLVIFLHGFGSNEEDLFGLKDALPSTWTYLSARAPMPVDARGYRWFAKKPGDGDYDGETADLQRSARLIEDFVTQATAKYHTRSDRVFLVGFSQGAIMSYEVGLRKPTLVRGIAALSGSVLPVLKAELKPDAALSGLAIFIGHGTLDQALAYASATRANEALVGVGLKPEFHGYMGMPHTISEAEVQDLKAWLENSLK